One genomic window of Portunus trituberculatus isolate SZX2019 unplaced genomic scaffold, ASM1759143v1 PGA_scaffold_205__4_contigs__length_1045770, whole genome shotgun sequence includes the following:
- the LOC123500355 gene encoding cyclin-dependent kinase inhibitor 1B-like, producing MTTRIALPFNLGFKMSGTRRQGPPDPLPQTSQVRKNLFGPIDHEENMKFVQDELSKISQADCKRWNFDFQAEKPKEGRYNWEPVSGKVPQAYEMRAMTCSHPQPAPTSPTTAADLTNATQHVPATTLPQPATTLPQQTTALQQPATTLPQQTTALQQPATALPQPTATLPQSTTALPQPTTTLPQPTTTLPQPTTARLTTETVPDAQPTLTTATTAVRKRKTQDSGGGLAKKQKQDTTTTTTTTTTTTATAAVTATTSTADKRPNKSSQQAPISAYMRIRRRGSTIAKPAASEPPPSLLQKSRSSSPSPST from the exons ATGACCACTAGAATCGCTCTGCCATTTAATCTGGGGTTCAAAATGTCCGGAACGAGAAGACAGGGCCCGCCGGATCCGCTGCCGCAGACGTCACAAGTCCGCAAGAACCTTTTCGGTCCGATAGACCACGAGGAGAATATGAAGTTTGTGCAAGACGAGCTGAGTAAAATATCTCAGGCTGACTGCAAGCGTTGGAATTTTGACTTTCAGGCTGAGAAACCGAAAGAAGGTCGCTATAATTGGGAACCCGTGTCCGGTAAGGTCCCACAAGCTTACGAGATGCGCGCCATGACCTGTAGCCACCCGCAGCCTGCACCCACTTCACCTACCACCGCTGCTGACCTTACCAACGCCACGCAGCATGTCCCCGCCACCACACTGCCGCAGCCCGCCACAACGCTACCACAGCAAACCACAGCCTTGCAACAGCCCGCCACAACGCTACCACAACAAACCACAGCATTGCAACAGCCCGCTACAGCGCTACCACAGCCAACTGCAACGCTACCACAATCCACCACAGCGCTTCCACAGCCCACCACAACGCTACCACAGCCCACTACAACGctaccacagcccaccacagcaAGATTAACCACTGAAACTGTACCTGACGCCCAGCCGAccctcaccacagccaccacagcggttaggaagagaaaaacacaggACAGTGGAGGTGGTCTTGCCAAAAAGCAGAAGcaggataccaccaccaccaccaccaccaccacgaccaccactgctactgccgctgttactgctactacttccacAGCAGACAAGAGGCCTAATAAGAGCTCACAGCAGGCGCCTATTTCAG ccTACATGAGGATCAGAAGGCGCGGCTCCACCATAGCCAAGCCCGCTGCCTCCGAGCCGCCGCCAAGTTTGCTGCAGAAATCTCGATCTTCTTCGCCCTCACCGTCAACTTAA